The nucleotide window ATGGCTGGTTATTCTGTAGTGCCCACAGCAGTGGTGTGTCCtggctcctgagctgctgtgacTGTAGAAACCAGGCATCCTCCCCAGTGGATTATGACCACCTGCACAGCAAGGGGAAACCCTTTAGCACAGCTGTTGTGAACTGAGAACTGAAGCTGTACTTCCCAGTCCACATCACTGGGTATGGAGatcaagggaggtgattcttCCTCTCTACTCTACTCTTGTGGGATCCCACCTGGATTgttgcatccagccctggggtccTCAGCACAAGAAAGATGTGAATTGAAGTGGGTCCAGACAAAGCCACTAAATTATCACAGGACTGGAGCACATCTGCTATGAAGACAATGGGAGAGTTGgcattgttcagcctggagaagggaaggctcaGAGAAGACCTTTTAGCAATCTTGCAGTACCtaaagagagctggagagggactcttCACAAACAGTGATAGGTCAAGGGGAATGGCCTTAAATTGAAAGAGAGTAGTTTTAGATTAGGTAGTAGAATGGAGAagattaggaagaaattgtCCTTTTTGAGGATAATGAGGCAATGGAACACGTTGAGCAGAGAAGTTGTAGATGCCTCAACCCTACCaatgttcaagaccaggttggtggggctctgagcaacgCAGTCTAGTGAAAGGGGGTTTGGAAatagatgggctttaaggtccattccaaccaaaactattctgtgattctatgatacaGACTAAACAAccttctcagaaaaaaatctcacataTTCTCAGCTGAAATTGGCACATGACTGCCTGTATCTGGGATAAAATCTCAGAGTCCAAGCGATtgagcctgccccagctgcttAGCTCTCAAAGAGAGCTTTTGAGGGTATTCCTGGAATCATaaagattggaaaagaccttcacaTGTGCAGTGAATTGTCACTGGCTTCTGTCGGTCAGAGACAACTCTTCATCTTATGTTAATTCATGTGCACAGACTGTAATGATCAGCAGAAAGGCCAGACCACGTCCGGGTTTCAAAGACCGTATGGAAAACACAGCGTGCAGGACGATAATGCAAAATCCCGACCGTACTGAAATCACgaacagcacagaaacactTCTACAAAAACAACCACTCGTGAGCTCCCCGTGCTCTCTCTCGGCTCCCCGAGGGACTGGGGCACCGTGCCCTGGCACCGCCTCTCCTCCCGCCCTGGCGGGGTGCGGGCGGCCGAGCAGTGCCCGCCTCGGCGGCCGCTCCCACACCGGCCCTGCGGTGCGACCGGGGCGGCGGGCACGGCCGGCGCGGTGAGTGCGGGCGGCGCCGGGGGCCCTTCGCCGGGCGGGGACGGGGCTCCGGGCCCcacgggcggcggcggctcggggGTAGCACCGGGCGTGCGGGGCACGGGGGCTCCCGCGGGCCTGCGTGCCCCGCCCGGGCTGGAGCGGGAGGAATCTCGCCCGTTCTCAGCCCTCCTTCAGGGCTGGATGGAgcccgcggccgccgctccAGCTCCCTCTTATCTTTAGTCCCAGCCCTAGGCCCGCCGGGACAGCGGAAAACGCTCAGCCCGCCCGCGGCAGGGAGAACTTCCCGGACACCACTCCGGCGGACGAGTGGAGGGGGCACAGAAGGGGGAGCCGGCCCGGCGGTGCCGGAGCGATGCGGGAGCATTGCCTCCGACTAAAGGGGCGGCATGAGGGGGTCTCGGCTTTAACCTGAGATCACAACCTTGGCTCTTTGCAGAGTCAGCAGAGTGGAGAGTTGGCAAAGAACTGAAGGTTACGGAAGAAAGAAAGGGTAAAACTCATGTTCGTGGGTAACTCCAAAGTTCATAGTTGACAATTTATAGCTCTGTTAcattaaatgagatttttactGAGATAATCTCATCAATGATAATTGCTTAATATAATTGTATAAGTGTCAGAACTTGCAGGCTAAAAGGTATCTTTTCGCTCACATTCTTAAATTATGGCTTTAAATATTGAACATTGAACAGGAGTAACAACTACTTGCTCATTTGTTTAAGTGTTAGCATACTTGGTATGccagaaatgttttcttattAACAAGACTATATAGAAATTGAACATCCTTCTGAATAACATATGGAGAAGCCAAAAGACTACTGCATGTGGGAGTAGTTATCTTTAACCAATCCTTCATCAAGTGGGAAAACAGTATGTAATTGAGCCAATCAATTCCtagtttttaggaaaaaagttatAATGGATCACTTCAGATCATGTCCTTTTGGTTCTCTTTGCTTTTGTAGGGCATGGAGGGTCAGGAACTGCCTTATGTGCTAGTTGACTCTATAGGAGGGAGACTTGGAGTATATGAAGACCATCTTGGATTTCTGAAGAAACGTTTTCATCTCATCACCATGAAAGAATATCTGGAAAATAAGACATTTCTCAGCAAAAAGATCAGAGCGATCTATATATGGTATCACAAACCAGCTATTAATGAAGAGCTGCTCCAGAACTTGCCTAACTTGAAGGTAGTTGCAAGTGCTGGCGTGGGAATAGATCACTTGGACCTGAAACTCCTCTCCAGCTATGGTGTGAAGGTGTCCAATACTCCATTTATTGTTTCCACTGACACTGCAGACATGGGGATGGCTTTGTTGCTGGCATCTTCCAGGAGACTTGTGGAAGGTAATAACTTAAATGGTCCTAGCTTTTCATAGGAAAGATGATTTCAAAACATGCAGAAATATGTGCTGATGCAAAAGTAAGCTTAACACTAGAAATAcgggaaattggggaaaaggaagaagacaaATCTGTCTTGTTGACAATAATTGGCATCCTATTTCCAAACTGGCATATTGGTAAGGTAGAGCTGTTCCTTCTTTGGACAGCTCTAAATTCAGGCCTCTTCTCCCTCAGCCCACAGCCACTTATTCATTGTACTTGTTCATTGCAGTCTTGCTTTTCAAGTTGCAATAAAAGGGGATTAAAAGAATATATATTCAAGGAGGTTTGAAGCTTGTCTTTGCCAAGCTGCCATGTATCTGAGTCATTATGAACAAACTGTCCAGAAATCTGCCCACTgtgctctgtttttctttttcctgccagCCTTGGTGTATCTGCAAGGAGACTGGGAACCAGTTGACCTTATTGCTGCTTTGGCCTTACCTTCCTTTGCTTCCTTTCTTGCCAAAGAGAGGCTGGTTATGTTTCTCTCCTGAGCAAGAAATCAGTGTCAGCAGTCCTGTGTACAGTGCAGCATTACTCACTTCTTGTCCAGAAACAAAATGACAATATATTATTGCTCCTGTGCTTCTGCCTAGTCCTACGATAAAAAGTGTGTGTTGTGGGGGGAAGTAACCAGATGCTGGAACATCCCTTAGATTACATAATTCTTCTTTTGCTCTTCCAAGGCCATGAGATGGCAGTCTCCCCTGACACAGAGTATTTCCCTGCTGACTGGCTGGGGGTTGAGGTTTCTGGAGCAACCCTGGGTatcctgggaatggggaaaattggtTACAAAGTGGCTGAAAGAGCCAAAGCCTTTGAAATGAAGATTTTGTACCACAACAGAAATCAGAGGTAAAGCTTGTTGCAGTTCCAAGGCAACTCTGCTTTGTCGCTGCTTTTATCTGTTATTTATACTTTTCACTGTGCTTTCACTTTTTACAGTGCTCTTTATTTTAAGTGGAAAAGTACATACACTTGTTCCAAGATGATCATTAATTTCCCAATTTATACAGAAAGAAAGTAAGGAAGGAATGGGAGCGATACATCTCACTGTTCTCCCCATTAGTTGGGGCTCCTGACTTCTTCCTGCCATGGTGGTGACATTGCAATGGACGGGAAAGGATAAAACTGGGAGGACTTAACTCCTGTGATTTAGGTGAGGCAGGGATTCAGACAGAGATATCTCACCCTTCCAAAGCCACGTGACAATAAAGGGCCAGACTTGGCAGTCTGTTTGCTGTCTTCTAGATGAGGTGTATGTGCGCTGTGCCCCTGTGCTCCTATCAGGCCCATtccattcttttcttttgtggGAATTTGATGAGAGCTAGCCAACCTCGCCCTGATACAGGACGCCAGGTCCTGCAGTGTGTGGTTTCAGTGAATCAGCACTGATGCACAGCACAATCAGGCTGTTGCTGACATGGATTTGGGAAGATTTAATCCCTGCCCTGTCTTGTGTGTTTCCTCAGTGGTTTTCACATGACTTACttaaattacttaattttcACAAGATATCATTCTTGCTTTTGGGTAGGAAAAGAATCCCCATTATTAGCAGAAATTGTAACACAAATGCATTTGGTTTATCATTTATTCAATGCATTTATGTGATATTAATTTCTTACTTTCCATCCCCACAGTACTGCACATTTCTGTACAGTTCACTTGGTATTGTGGGAAATAGCttgatctttatttttactgattttcAGACAAGCAGCTAACTGCTTTGTACTACACAGCAAAGATAAcaataaagaaacattttctctaCTGGTGATTTGATATTTCCCTTGTTTCTTGCTACTGCAGtttaattttgggattttcccttcagaaaaaaggaagaagaaagtgCTGTTGGAGCTGTTTACTGTAAGAAGATAGATGATTTGCTCCAGCAGTCAGATTTTGTGTTATTGGCTCTGAACTTAACTCCACAGACACACAAACTGATTGGGAAGAGAGAGCTGGAGCTGATGAAACCCACTGCTATTCTTATTAATATCAGCAGAGGTAAGGTGCAGAATAAACAAAACTTCATTAAAGTTTGGTGGCATAACAAGTCCTGGGAAAACCTCTAATATAGTCTGTCCCTCTgaattttttctgtaatttttctgaTTATTAGTTTATTTAGACACCCATGGTCATAtctcagtaaaatatttaactgtTCCCATAATAATGAGAAAGTATGTCTGTGAAATGTTAGTGACCTTGGAGTGTTAAAAACCcatgtgtatttatatatcACCTTTTATCTATTTAACACAGTGTTGTTGCTCATACACATTAGGGTGGCACAGCCTACTCTGATGCCTGGTGCTCTATTTCATGCTGTTAGTTCCCTGATGCACATACCCAGGCTTCCCACTCCCACTCTACCACACtccactgctgcttctgcaCTGTGCCTATGGCCTGCCCTGCTGTTTGCCTGACCACAGTGCCCAAAAGAATACTGAGAGGACAGTAATGaacatgaaaataaacacaTCCTTCTTACTGTAACCCAGGTCTAGTTGTGGATCAGGATGCTTTGGTGGAAGCCCtccaaaacaaagttattaagGCAGCTGCTCTGGATGTGACATATCCTGAATCTTTGCCAAGGTAAGACATACatttaagttaaaaataaaagggtatGTAATTGTGATGTTCAAACTAGAGTGTATGTGTGAGTAAAATTTTGTGAGCATGTGAGAAGTTGCATAATTTTGTTAGTAGAAGTACATGAAGTATGTGCACTAGTCCTGCTGAAATCATGTCCCTAATCCTGTTCCAGCCAAATAAAATTCACACTCACTCATTTGGAGTTGTGTAAAACCCCAAGCTTGGGGTTTTATATAAAACCAAGCTAGGCAGCACTTTGAACTCCTCTGAATATACTTGGGTCATGCAattaggttttgttttatttttaattattattttccctgGTGGCCTGCAATACTGATGAAATATTGATGAATGTGCTGTGAGTGACTAGttcagcatttcttttcttctcgCAGGGATCACCCCTTGTTAAAGCTGAAGAATGTTATAATAACTCCTCACATCGGAAGTGCCACCAAGAAGACACGCTGGGTTATGATGGAGGAAATGGCAGAAAGCATAGAGGCAGGCCTGGCGGGTCTTCCTATCCCTCGTGAGGTGCTGCCCTAAAGCAGCTTGCATTTAGGATTAATGCCCGCAGTGCAGAAAGAGCAATTTGATCACTTTTCATATAATTATTTCGTGTAATTTCGTGTTATGCAGATAAAATATACAAAGCACAGGTGCAATTTACTTAAATACCCAGCAGTGGTTCTGTATGGAAAACTGCAGTGTTTTGTCTTGATATTCAATGAAAAAACTCCAGAGCACAGAGTCTTGCTTCAGCGTCATTTACTTTCCTCGCATCCCCTTACAGCTGTCCGCCGATGGATGCAGCAGCGAATTGAAGGACATGTAAATCGTGTCTTAGCGGGACCGCCCGGCACAGCCACGAGCTCAGCCGGCGTGTCGGAGCGGCTCCAGCAGCAATCCCGACCTCAGGAGCGCCGGGGTCTGGGCGTGTGcgagccctgcccagcctgaggGCGGCTCGgc belongs to Taeniopygia guttata chromosome 2, bTaeGut7.mat, whole genome shotgun sequence and includes:
- the LOC100220322 gene encoding probable 2-ketogluconate reductase is translated as MEGQELPYVLVDSIGGRLGVYEDHLGFLKKRFHLITMKEYLENKTFLSKKIRAIYIWYHKPAINEELLQNLPNLKVVASAGVGIDHLDLKLLSSYGVKVSNTPFIVSTDTADMGMALLLASSRRLVEGHEMAVSPDTEYFPADWLGVEVSGATLGILGMGKIGYKVAERAKAFEMKILYHNRNQRKKEEESAVGAVYCKKIDDLLQQSDFVLLALNLTPQTHKLIGKRELELMKPTAILINISRGLVVDQDALVEALQNKVIKAAALDVTYPESLPRDHPLLKLKNVIITPHIGSATKKTRWVMMEEMAESIEAGLAGLPIPREVLP